Proteins encoded in a region of the Suncus etruscus isolate mSunEtr1 chromosome 1, mSunEtr1.pri.cur, whole genome shotgun sequence genome:
- the GNG10 gene encoding guanine nucleotide-binding protein G(I)/G(S)/G(O) subunit gamma-10: MSSGASLSALQRLVEQLKLEAAVERIKVSQAAAELQQYCMQNACKDALLVGVPAGSNPFREPRSCVLL; the protein is encoded by the exons ATGTCTTCCGGGGCCAGCTTGAGCGCCCTGCAGCGCCTGGTGGAGCAGCTCAAGCTCGAGGCGGCCGTGGAAAGGATCAAG GTCTCCCAGGCTGCCGCAGAGCTTCAGCAGTACTGCATGCAGAACGCTTGCAAGGATGCCCTGCTAGTTGGTGTTccagctggaagtaaccccttcCGGGAGCCCAGATCCTGTGTTTTACTCTGA